One Amycolatopsis thermophila DNA segment encodes these proteins:
- a CDS encoding L-lactate permease → MFVQELAPLAGSLGLSALVAALPLATVLVLLGVVRMKAHHAGLIGLLVALVVAITIYGMPAGQAVSSAFQGAAFGLFPIMWIVVNALWIYRITVRTGHFDVLRRSFGRVSDDPRIQALIIAFCFGALMEALAGFGAPVAISSVMLVALGFTPVRAAVVALVANTAPVAFGAMGTPVVTLAQVTGLPLGTVSSIIGRQTPILALFVPLLLVFIVDGRRGLRETWKPALVCGVAFGVVQFAASNFVSAQLADIGAALAGAAALVALPAARTPAREEVRTSVLTGAATETLDRPEDRGEVVRAYLPYALIIAIFSIGQLPPVKRLLDAATWKFDWPALSVANSSGKPVSGNTFSLPFLNTGGTLVLVAGVLTALFLRVRARDAAREWGGTVHELRFAILTVTSVLALAYVMNLSGQATTIGYFIAGAGAGLAFLSPVLGWFGVAVSGSDTSANALFGALQVTAAHQAGLPAELLAAANSSGGVLGKMISPQNLSIACAAAMLPGEEGTLLRKVLPWSAGLLVVMCLIVVAQATFLSGMLP, encoded by the coding sequence ATGTTCGTGCAGGAGCTCGCCCCGCTGGCCGGTTCACTCGGCCTGTCCGCGCTGGTCGCGGCGCTACCCCTGGCCACCGTCCTCGTGCTGCTGGGCGTCGTGCGCATGAAGGCCCACCACGCGGGCCTGATCGGCCTGCTCGTCGCCCTGGTCGTCGCGATCACGATCTACGGCATGCCCGCCGGCCAGGCGGTCTCCAGCGCCTTCCAGGGAGCCGCGTTCGGCCTCTTCCCCATCATGTGGATCGTCGTCAACGCCCTGTGGATCTACCGGATCACCGTCCGCACGGGCCATTTCGACGTGCTCCGGCGGTCCTTCGGCCGGGTCTCCGACGATCCGCGCATCCAGGCCCTGATCATCGCGTTCTGCTTCGGCGCCCTCATGGAGGCGCTGGCCGGGTTCGGCGCGCCCGTCGCGATCAGCTCGGTGATGCTGGTGGCGCTCGGGTTCACCCCGGTGCGGGCGGCGGTCGTCGCACTGGTCGCCAACACCGCGCCGGTCGCGTTCGGCGCCATGGGCACACCGGTCGTCACGCTGGCGCAGGTGACCGGGTTGCCGCTGGGCACCGTGTCGTCGATCATCGGCCGCCAGACGCCGATCCTCGCGTTGTTCGTGCCGCTGCTGCTGGTCTTCATCGTCGACGGGCGTCGCGGACTGCGGGAGACCTGGAAACCCGCGCTGGTGTGCGGCGTCGCGTTCGGCGTCGTGCAGTTCGCGGCCTCCAACTTCGTGTCCGCCCAGCTCGCCGACATCGGCGCGGCCCTCGCCGGCGCGGCCGCGCTCGTCGCCCTGCCCGCGGCGCGCACACCGGCACGCGAAGAGGTCCGCACCTCCGTGCTCACCGGTGCCGCCACCGAAACGCTCGACCGGCCCGAGGACCGCGGCGAGGTCGTCCGCGCCTACCTGCCCTACGCGCTGATCATCGCGATCTTCTCGATCGGCCAGCTGCCGCCGGTCAAGCGGCTGCTGGACGCGGCGACGTGGAAGTTCGACTGGCCCGCGCTGTCGGTGGCGAACTCGTCCGGCAAACCGGTCTCCGGCAACACCTTCTCGCTGCCGTTCCTCAACACCGGTGGCACCCTCGTGCTCGTCGCCGGCGTCCTCACCGCGCTCTTCCTCCGCGTCAGGGCTCGCGACGCCGCGCGCGAGTGGGGCGGAACGGTCCACGAACTGCGCTTCGCGATCCTGACCGTGACGAGCGTGCTCGCGCTGGCCTACGTGATGAACCTGTCCGGCCAGGCCACCACGATCGGCTACTTCATCGCGGGAGCCGGGGCGGGCCTGGCGTTCCTCTCGCCCGTGCTGGGGTGGTTCGGGGTCGCCGTCTCGGGATCCGACACCTCGGCCAACGCGCTGTTCGGCGCACTGCAGGTGACCGCGGCGCACCAGGCCGGGCTGCCGGCCGAGCTGCTCGCGGCGGCCAACTCCTCCGGTGGCGTGCTGGGCAAGATGATCTCGCCCCAGAACCTCAGCATCGCTTGCGCCGCGGCGATGCTGCCCGGCGAGGAGGGCACGCTGTTGCGGAAGGTGCTGCCGTGGAGCGCGGGACTGCTGGTGGTGATGTGCCTGATCGTGGTGGCGCAGGCCACTTTCCTCAGCGGGATGCTGCCGTGA
- a CDS encoding DUF3052 domain-containing protein, producing MVAAGDAEYSSVAERLGIKPDMVVQEIGWDEDVDDDLRAAIEEHIGGDLLDEDADEVIDVVLLWWREDDGDLVDAIMDARSPLDENGIIWVLTPKTGQPGHVEPSEIAEAVPTVGLAQTSNISVGPNWSGTKLVSPKSKSKQR from the coding sequence GTGGTCGCCGCGGGAGACGCTGAGTACAGCAGCGTCGCCGAGAGGCTTGGCATCAAGCCGGACATGGTGGTTCAGGAGATCGGGTGGGACGAGGACGTCGACGACGACCTGCGTGCCGCGATCGAAGAACATATCGGCGGCGATCTCCTCGACGAGGACGCCGACGAGGTCATCGACGTGGTCCTGCTGTGGTGGCGGGAGGACGACGGGGACCTGGTCGACGCGATCATGGACGCGCGGTCGCCGCTGGACGAGAACGGCATCATCTGGGTCCTGACGCCCAAGACCGGGCAGCCCGGGCACGTGGAGCCGAGCGAGATCGCCGAGGCGGTGCCCACCGTCGGGCTCGCGCAGACCTCCAACATCAGCGTCGGGCCCAACTGGTCCGGCACGAAGCTGGTCTCGCCGAAATCGAAGTCGAAGCAGCGCTGA
- a CDS encoding peroxiredoxin → MAVEVGSAAPDFTLNDYNKQPVTLSSFRGDKPVLLVFYPFAFSGICQGELCQLRDEFAEYDGQGVQVIGVSVDTPFSLKAWAEQQGYQFPLLSDFWPHGEVAKLYGVFNEGAGLANRGTFLIDKGGVVRFAEVNQPGEPRDQLAWKRAVAELPK, encoded by the coding sequence ATGGCGGTCGAGGTCGGTTCAGCTGCTCCGGATTTCACCCTGAACGACTACAACAAGCAGCCGGTCACGCTGTCGTCGTTCCGGGGCGACAAGCCGGTGCTCCTGGTCTTCTACCCGTTCGCGTTCAGCGGGATCTGCCAGGGCGAGCTGTGCCAGCTGCGCGACGAGTTCGCGGAGTACGACGGCCAGGGCGTCCAGGTCATCGGTGTGTCCGTCGACACACCGTTCTCGCTCAAGGCGTGGGCCGAGCAGCAGGGCTACCAGTTCCCGCTGCTGTCCGACTTCTGGCCGCACGGCGAGGTGGCCAAGCTGTACGGCGTCTTCAACGAGGGCGCGGGGCTGGCCAACCGGGGCACCTTCCTGATCGACAAGGGCGGCGTGGTGCGCTTCGCCGAGGTCAACCAGCCGGGCGAGCCGCGCGACCAGCTCGCCTGGAAGCGAGCGGTGGCCGAGCTGCCGAAATGA
- a CDS encoding nicotinamide mononucleotide transporter family protein translates to MHVLLQHGLSVFGQWISIAELVGQLCALAVVFLAQRRTLWTWPVQVGATVLLFAVYASAHLGGLAARQVAILLISVYGWWAWSRRRDPVYGVVVRGGRAVERVVMAAAFVAGTVVMALVLDALNASWAPWPDAAIFVGTLVAFAAQGRGLVEFWLVWLVVDAIGVPLQISSGLYFSAAIYLVFAVLVVHGWWSWHRAAATRPELTAASR, encoded by the coding sequence ATGCACGTTCTGTTGCAGCACGGATTGTCCGTTTTCGGGCAGTGGATCTCCATCGCGGAGCTGGTGGGGCAGCTGTGCGCCCTGGCCGTCGTGTTCCTCGCGCAGCGGCGCACGCTGTGGACGTGGCCGGTGCAGGTCGGCGCGACCGTCCTGCTCTTCGCCGTCTACGCCTCCGCTCACCTGGGCGGGCTCGCGGCCCGGCAGGTGGCGATCCTGCTGATCTCGGTCTACGGCTGGTGGGCCTGGTCGCGGCGCCGAGACCCGGTGTACGGGGTGGTGGTCCGGGGCGGCCGGGCGGTCGAGCGGGTCGTGATGGCCGCCGCGTTCGTCGCCGGCACCGTGGTCATGGCGCTGGTGCTCGACGCGCTGAACGCGTCGTGGGCACCCTGGCCGGACGCGGCGATCTTCGTCGGGACGCTGGTGGCGTTCGCGGCGCAGGGGCGCGGTCTGGTCGAGTTCTGGCTGGTGTGGCTGGTGGTCGACGCGATCGGCGTGCCGCTGCAGATCTCGTCGGGCCTGTACTTCTCGGCGGCGATCTACCTCGTGTTCGCCGTGCTGGTCGTGCACGGCTGGTGGAGCTGGCACCGCGCGGCCGCCACGCGCCCGGAGCTCACGGCAGCATCCCGCTGA